ACTGGTGGCCGGAATTGGCGGACAAGGCGTCATGACCGCTGCGGACATTATTGCTCAGACTGCCATTCGCGCCGGCCATGATGTGAAAAAGACAGAGGTAGCAGGCATGGCACAGCGCGGTGGTGTTGTAACCTCCCACGTCCGCTTTGGTGAGCACGTGTACTCCCCTTCCATCACACCCGGACACGCCGACTTGCTACTGGCGTTCGAGCCAGCTGAGGCACTGCGCTGGGCGGGACATCTGCGCACAGGTGCAGCTGCACTGGTAAACACCTTTGCACAAACTCCACCGGTTGTATCTTTAGGGTTGTTTGAATATCCGGATGCACCACTGGAACAGCTGGCCCGGTATCCGATTAGCGTCAGCAGCTTGAATGCCGGGGATATGGCCATTGGCATGGGGGATCGTCGATTGGTAAACAGCCTGATGCTCGGTGCCGCAGCCAGACATCTGCCTTTCGACAGCGGCTTGCTGAAACAGGCTTTGCTGGACCGTTTTGCCAACAAGGGTGGAAAAATGCTGACTCTTAATGAGCAGGCATTTGATGCCGGTTACAGAGAACCTGGAAAGATATAAGAGGATGGTGGAGCCTAGCGGGATCGAACCGCTGACCTCAACACTGCCAGTGTTGCGCTCTCCCAGCTGAGCTAAGGCCCCACAATCAGGCGAATGCCTGTAAAAATGGCGTCCCATAGGGGGTTCGAACCCCTGTTACCGCCGTGAAAGGGCGGTGTCCTAGGCCACTAGACGAATGGGACGCAGTGTATGACGATTTGGTGGAGCCTAGCGGGATCGAACCGCTGACCTCAACACTGCCAGTGTTGCGCTCTCCCAGCTGAGCTAAGGCCCCTCGTCAAAGGACGGGGCGTATAGTAATGGCCCCACCCTGTGCTGTCAAACGTTTTCTTGCAGTAAATTTGACAATTTGCACAACTGAATCAGTCAGTTAGCGCCTTGTATTCCTTTTCGAGACGCTTGGTTTCCTTCTTGGACGGCGTACCCACTACTTCAAGCGCATGGCGCAGACGGGCGCGGCTCATATCCGGTCCCAAAATAGACATGGCATCCACCACTGAAACACTTTGTGCCGTACCGGATATGGCTACGAACAGCGGGAACAGGAAATCACGAATTTTGATTTCCATACCATCGGCCAGTTGTTTCAACTCGGCGAACAGGCTGTCACGGTCCCAATGGCCTTGCTGATCCATATGCCAAACACTGAACTGCAGGATGCGACGCACCTCATCAAGCTCGATTTTCTTGTGCTCAAAATCCGCCTCGGTGATCGACAGCATTCCACTGAGGAAGAACCCAGCCAGCGGCGCGATGTCAGTAAATTTCTCGACGCGTGGCTGAATCAGCGGAATGATCTGCGCCAGATACTCGGGGTTCAACGCCCACTTCTGTACCTGTGCCGCAAACTGCTCTGGGCTCAGCTCTTCACGAATCCAAAGGCCATTGAGCCAGCTCAGCTTTTCCTGATCGAATACGGGCCCGCCCAAAGACACACGCTGAATATCGAAGTTCGCAAACATCTCGTCACGGTTGAACTTTTCACGCTCATCCGGCATGGACCAACCCATGCGACCGAGATAGTTCAGCAGCGCTTCCGGCAGGTAGCCCATGCGCTGATAGTACAGAATGCTGGTCGGGTTCTTGCGCTTGGACAGCTTGGATTTGTCCGGGTTGCGCAGCAGCGGCATGTGGCACAACTGCGGCATCTCCCAACCAAAGTACTGGTACAGCAGCTTGTGCTTGGGTGCTGAGTTGATCCACTCTTCGCCACGAATCACGTGAGTGATCTGCATTAGATGGTCATCGACTACGTTGGCCAGATGGTAGGTCGGCATGCCATCGGACTTGAGCAGAATCTGAGCATCAACCTGCCCCCAATCCAGCTCGATCGGGCCGCGCAGCATGTCGTCAATCACACAGACACCCTCTTCGGGCACCTTCATGCGGACCACATAGGGCATTCCCGCCGCCATGCGACGCTCGACTTCGTCCTGCGGCAACTCAAGGTCACTCTGTTTCAGTGCTGTATGCTTGCCATCGGCACGACGAGTTTCGCGCAGCTCATCCAGCTCCTCTGCGTTACGGAAGCAGAGAAACGCCGTGCCCTCTTCCACCAGACGCATGGCAAAGTCCTTGTACATATCCTTACGTTCGCTCTGGCGATAAGGACCATGTGGACCGCCCACGTCTGGGCCTTCGTCCCACTCCAGCCCCAGCCAGCGCAACGAGTCCAGGATCGCCTGTTCAGACTCGGCCGTACTGCGGGTTTGGTCGGTATCTTCAATACGCAGAATGAACTGACCGCCATGCTGACGGGCAAAAGCGAGGTTAAACAGTGCAATATAGGCGGTGCCTACGTGGGGATCGCCAGTAGGTGACGGTGCTACACGGGTACGAACAGTCATGATGGTGACTCGATCCTGTAATGGGGTGAGTTAAACGCGGCATTATAACGCGCAAGGCAGGCAGGCTGCCATGCAGGAGCGTCAGCTGAAGTTGTCCCAGGCGATACCGCCCCAGATCAAAGCCGTAACGAACAGCGCCAGCAACACCGCTGCCGATCCAAGATCCTTGGCCAGGCCGGCCAAAGCATGGAACTCGGTACCGGCACGGTCGACCACCGCTTCTATGGCAGTATTGATCAGCTCCATGATCAGCACAAACAGCAGTGAGCTGATCAAAAGTCCCAGCTGCAAGCCGGATTGAGCCAGCCAGAATGCCAGTGGCAACAGCAATGCTGCCGCCCACAGCTCATACCGAAATGCCGGCTCACTGCGATAGGCGGCTCGCAGCCCCTTGATTGAATAGCGGGTGGCGTAATAAAACCTCGCCAGCCCCGTGGTTTTGGTTATGATCATTCGCTTGTTTTCCCTGCATTAATTCGACGGTCGAACATCTGACGGTACTGCTCATCCATCTGGCGGTAGGGAATCACTCTCTCCCCATCGGCCAAGCGTACATTACTGCGTTCAAAATCCACTTCCCAGATACTACGATCCGGGAATACCAGCGCAGCCCGCGGGTCATTATGCAGAGTTTTCATAAACGCCGTGACAATTCGTATCCGATCTTCAGGAATGTCCCCCAACAGGCTCAAGCCATCAATAGGTGTCACCGGTTCCACTTGCATCAGTTCCAGCAGAGTAGCGAAAATGTCTGCCTGTGACAGCGGAGCATCCACCTTGCCAATAACCGTTTCATAATGTGATGCAGGCGGGAAAACCAGAAAACTGTTGTGTGTCACCTCATCCTGAAAATCGCCATGAAATGCGCCACCCTTTCCGGTCACATGCTCCCCGTGATCGGATGAGTAAAAGATCCAGCTGTTCGGCTTCTCGGCTCTTACTGCCTGAAAAAGTTCATTTAGAACAAGATCGGTGTACCACACTGTGTTGTCATAGGCGTTGATGCTGTTGGGGTTTTCTTCCGGCAAGAACTGCTTCATATCGGCCGGTACCTGTCGAGAAAACGGAGTGTGGCTGCCGCTCATCTGAACCACCAGCATGAAGGGACGCTCATCTTCTGACTGGCGTTGCAGCCAGGGCTTGATACCTTTTTCCAGCACCACCCGATCGTCAGCACCAATCGACACACTGACGTCAGCGCTGAAATGACTGCCCTGCTCAAAGTGATCCATATCCTGATCAACAAAAAGTTTATCTGTATTCCGCCACTGGAAATCCTGCGCCGTGATCAGTGCGGTGACATAGCCCGCACTTTTCGCATAATTGAACAGAGTCGGCACGGAGTAGATCACCCCGTGCGGGTCAACGCCCTGCAACCCAGTCAACATGTAGGGAACCGAGGTTAACGTGCGTGGACCAATACTCACCGCATTGCGCATGGCGACCAGCTTTTGCTCCTGCTGCAGCCGGCTCAGATTCGGTGTTGTCGCACGCTCATAGCCATAAACCCCCATATGATTCACGTTCAGTGACTCGCCGATCACAAACACCAGCGATGGCGCTCCTTCAGGCACCTGCTCGCGGTAATTCAGCGTGGGTTTTGGCGGGTAGTTATCCCGGTTGTAATTGAACTCGACTGCACTGATCAGATTACCGGCATAGGCCACCGGTGAAAGCTGGAAATGAGGTGCGCCATACCAGTTGAGAGTCACCAGTAAAAACAGCGCAACACCCAACCCACCCTTACTCCAGCGCAGCCAGCGACGAGGGGAGGCCGGCTGGCGCATAATCAGATACAACACCATACAGGCGAGCCCTGCCGCCAGAACAGGACGCAGAAAGGTACCGTGCTCCAGCCACAACTCAACGGTCATAAGGGGGTCAGTGGCAAAAAAACGGAAATCAAATACCGTTACAAACTTGCGGTATACGCCGAAGTAGGCACTTTGGGCGAAATAGGCAATGGCCACGCCAGCCAACAAGGCGACTGCAGTGCGGCGGTGCAGGTTCCAATAGCCGCGGATATTGAACAACAGCGCCCAAAGCACAAAAGCACTGATGCCAAAATTGACCCAGAAGCGCTTGCCCTGATAGTTCTCCAGCGTCCATGCCAAATCTCGCACCAACAGAAGATCGAGCAGCAAAAGAAAAATGATCGCTACCGGCAACCCCAGCAGGGGCCTGGATAAGGCTTTAAATACAGACAAGGTCTAACACCACACGTTTGAGCTCAAAGGTGCATTTTATTACACTGCGCCCCGTTCAGTCTGCTGCCAATACCAAATTTGGCGAACACAACTCTGCAGACCCTCTCATTCAACAGGGTACAGCCACGATGAATACACTCAAAAAACCACTCGCCATTGCATTGGCCAGTTGCGGCATGATCGCCACACCAGCTGCCTTTGCCAATGAGCCAAGCCTGGATATCAACCTGCGTACGCTTTACTTCAATCGCGACTTTCGTCAGGGAACCGCAGAAGACCGTGTAGCCGCTTCTCAGGCCGTGCGCATTGATTATGTTTCTCCCTATATCAACGATGTTATCGGCTTTGACGCCTCCCTGTTTGGAGCCCTCAAACTGGATGGCCGCGGTGGCGATGAAAGCATTGGCATGCTTAACAGGCTGTTGAAAATCTGACAGACTTCAACAGCCATGTTTGTTTTTTGATCAATTTTGGCGCCGCTGAATCGTGTTTTTAGCCATTTTGGACTATATATTCGGTGCTCAGCAGCCATTCCGGGCCTTCAAGAGGACTATCCCTGTAGATTGCGCATGCGGACCAGGTTCCAACCCATCATCGTGAACTGGAACAGGCTGTGAACCTTCTCCCGACCGCGCATCATCACTTGCCGGATGGGTCCAATGGTTTTACCCCAGCCAAAGGGTTCTTCTACCCGCTTTCGTTGACGCATGCTGATTGTGTAACCCGCATGGCGACTGGTACGCCCATCAATCGCGGAGCCCCCAGGTCGGCTTTCATTTCGTGCCACATGGGGCGTTATCTTCATCTTTCGACAAGCCGAAACAAAGCCCTGGGTATCGTAGTTTTTGTCAGCCCCCACCGTTTTGCGATGACTGCCCTGCAGCCTGGCCAGCAGTTCAGCTGCAACATCGCGTTCAGCCGTACCTGTTGCGAGGCTGGCCGCCGCCTTCACAATCAGGCCATTGCGATTTTCCATGACCGTGTGCCCCATGTACGCCATGCGTGACTCACTACCCCGCGACTTCTTGGCCAGTCGAGCCTCTGGATCTGTGGTAGATGCGTGGGTCTCATTACTGCGCTTCTCACCCCTGAAGTTGCGTTCAGCATTGCGTCCGGCAGGACCATCGTCATCTGTATTGCCCGTACCGTCCTTACGGCGAAAGCTCTTCTGTGATGCCCAGGCCTGGATCAGCGTCCCATCGACGCTGAAATGCTCGTCTGAAAGCAGACTGCGCTCCCGTGCCAGACTGACCACCTCTTCAAACAGATGAGTAACGACATCATGCTCCAGCAGTCGATCCCGGTTGGTGCTGAAACTTGAGTGGTGCCATACCAGGTCATCAATGGTCAGCCCAACGAACCAGCGGTACAGCAGGTTGTAGCTGATCTGTTCTACCAGCTGCCGTTCACTGCGAATCGAGAACAGGACTTGCAACAGCTGTGCACGAATCAGACGCTCAGGCGGGATCGACTGACGGCCACCTTCGGCGTAGATCTGATCAAATAGCCAGTTGAGCCGCTTCATGGCCTCATCGATCAGTTGCCGAATCGGTCGTAATGGGTGTTCACTGGGAACGAAGGTGTCCAGATGGACGGTCGTGAACAATGACTCCTGAATGATGTCTTCGCCGCGCATATTGGGTCGTGTCAGTCGGTTATTGATGCGGATAGTCTACCAAGGCCCCATTTTGTGGGGTAGAAAATCAACAGCCTGCTAAAGCCGATGGCGATGATACCGAGAGCTATGCCAAACTGGGCCAGGCATTCATCAAACTGAAATTGGGTGACGTCACCGAGCTGCGTGCGGGTCGCATGGTTCTCACGACTCCTCTGCTATACGATGACGACTCTCGCTCAACCCCCAGCTCGACCCAGGCGATCAAACTGGATACTCAAGTGGGCGGCGCTGATCTTTATGCCATCTACAGTGATCGTGCTGTCAACATGGCCGAGACTGACTTTGACAAGTATGAAGCCAACGGCGAAGAGTACGACCTGTACGTACTCGGCGGCAGCTACAGCTTCAATAACGGCCTGAGCGTCCAGGCAGCTCACGGCATCGCTGATGACTACCTGCGTCAGACCTACCTGAACGCGTCCTATCCGTTTGAACTGAACAACGGCGACAATATTCTGGTAGATGCACACTATTACTACGGCACGGATGACGGTGACCTTTACGGCCGTGACTATCAATCCAGCCTGTTCAACCTTGCAGGCCGCTACACGACCGGCGACCTAACCATGACGCTGTCCTACCAGAACATAGGTGGCGATGATGGTTATGACTACAGCTGGGATGGCTTTAACAACGACAACAACATCCTGATGGTCTGGAACTCCGTTCAATATCTGGACTTCAACAGTGCGGATGAACAGTCACTGCAGGTTCGCGCCGACTACAATGTCGCATCTGTACCGGGACTGAGTCTGATGGCACGTCATACCGAAGGTTGGGATATTGATACCAGCACCCAGTCAGATGCCAAAGAAAGCGAAACCGATCTTGAGGCCCGATATACAATTCAGGGCGGAACGCTTGAAGGCCTTTCACTGCGTGCACGCATTGCTCACATTGAAAGTGAGCAGTTCGACAACGTCGACGAGGTACGCCTGATCGCCAACTACGGCTTCAGCGCTTTCTGATCACCTGTCAGCATCCTCTTTTTACAGGCCCCTTTGGGGCCTGTTTTGTCTCTGCGCCCCGCCAAATCATCCTGCCAGCTGTGTTATAGTAGCCGCCTTGAATTGAACAGAACAGGCAGTAATGAACTCAGCTCAGGCACCACAAACACTCGACACTTCCAATCCCTCTTCGACACCTGACAGTATCAGCCGGCGATTTTCTGTCGCACCAATGATGGACTGGAAACCCCTGTAAAAACCTCTTACAAATCAAAACACTAAATCGCATTAATTTTTCAGGGACAATATCGGGACAACTGCCTTTCCGATAACTTTCTCATTTGATGTCTTGCGAGAGGAGAATCAGCAGCTGCACCGGGCGGCTGCTGATCCTGATTGAGGCGGGTTACCGCGTCCAGTGGATGCGGGTGATCGTGCCGTCGTAGACTTCGATCTGGTAGTTCTTGTCGTCGAGATAATACTGATAGATCCGGCCCCATGCTGTGTTGTTATCGCGTTTACATTCAGCGATTGACGGTTTTCTGCACACGCGCCCCACTTCTGAGTAGTCAGGCCGCCCCAGATAGCGCGGCAGTTTTGATGCCTGGTCGCCCTTCCGGATGATGTCTTTGCCGCCGTTTACGCGTATGTCGCTGGCTGCTGCCATGGGTGCAGTCAGTGACAGTGTTGCAGCGATCGCCGCTGCGGTGAGTGTCCGTATCATTGTCTCGCTCCGTTGGGTCCATGAGAGGGTGTACATCCTGCGCTGTGCGCTCACCTGCCATTATGGTAACGGATTGAGACGGTTTTACTACCCTGACCTGCTTTGCGGTCGGGTTACGATTCGGCTGGCGGGTTGCGCAGCGACTCCATGAGCTGCCACACTGCCTCAGCTGTCTCGGCATTTTCAATCTGATCAGATGCGGCCTGACGCTGCCCGCACAGGTCTGGTGCTACGGCTCGCCATGCGGCAGCGTTTGCGATCACACGCTGGGCGAGCTCGGCGACTGTTATGCCGCGCTGGGTGGCGATACCGGTGAGCAGGGGCATGGGCGTGTTTGGATCAGCCTGATACGCCAGCGCCTCGGTTTCCTGCTGCTGCCATGTATCACGTTCAAACCACGGGTACTTGCCCGCGATCTCTTCGGCACGCTTCTCGAAGATGTATACCAGCTCTGCCTGCGCCTGCTCTTTTACGGTCTTCAGATCCGGCACATAAATAACGGGCTCAAGCTCAACCACTGTCCACGGCCCGTCAGGCCAATTCTCAGGATGCTCTCGCGGGATTGACGCGTTTATATGCTCGCGGCACTGGTTGTAGGTGCCGGTGAAGGTTCCGTTTGTGTATTTCATGCGAAATGCTCCGATATTTCTGCCGAAGTTAGCAGTCGATTATATTCTGCATACTCCCATATTTTACCATCCAGCCTATAATTAGATAAGTTGTTATAGTTACTGCCCAGTCTTCGACCAGACTCATCACCTCTATACAGGATTGAGCCTATTCCGCCAGCCGAATCAACGAGACCCCCGTTTACATACAACTCTCCCACCCCGCCAGAAAACTGTGCAATAATTTTATACCGGATACCTGCTGTCGCAGGGGCTGTCAGTATCGTGAAAGACCCATCGTACAAGTAAAATTTAATGGTACCATTTTGGAATATTAGTGTAACAGCACCATAGCCATCAATCATGTGTACCACGCCGCTCTCATACGGCGCTGTGCGAATTAAATCCGGCGTTACGTCAACGAAAAAAGAAAAACTCTGCGGATTTGCTATTAATGTTGCTATATCTACCCGGTCAGAACCGTCAAAACCTAAATAACCAACCCCAGTCGTAGCACCATATATAGTACCGTCGTGATTCCCAGTTTCATCAATCAGCGTGCTACCACTGACGTTTTCCATCGTGTAATGTGCGAGCAGTCCGTCTGTCGGGATGTCACCACCTCCACCACTATCCCGCGCCCCACTAGCCGCCCTCAATCTGTGATGCAACATCATCGACCCCCACAATCAAATCCAACAACTTCAACACCGTCATGCACAAACTCAAGGTAGTGTGTGGTGGATAATGTTGGTGTAGTTCCGTCAGACCATGCGCCCAAGCCTGTATAACTAAGCGTGTACGTAGTGCCGCCTGTGACCCGATACATGACAGACTGACCGGCTGTTAGATCTGACAAGTTGAGCGTAGTGTTCGCGCCCATATTGAGCCGCTGAATACCGCCAGTTGATCGGTCTAGGGTGGCTCCTGCGGTGGCGTTAATGGTTTCGGTGTAGTCTTTGAGCAATACCCCATCAATCACTTCAAACGCGCTGGCTGTCGGGCGCAGGTCGACAAAATCATCCGCTGCCCACGTCTGCGCGCCTGTACCCTTTACATCGCGCAGCACTGTGAGCGTGGTGCCTGATACGCCGGTGATGCAGACGTTTTCGGTTTTTGTGGGCGCATCGAGCGAGTCTGTCAGCGTCACTTCGTAGTAGTCCCCTGCTGCCAGCGCGGGCGGCGGGATGTCGACATCGAAGGTGGTCGCGCCGGTGCTGACGCTGGCGGTTGTGATGCGGGCGGTGTAGTTATCGAGGTATCGGCGAGCCATTATCGTACCCACTCCTGCGGCAACGTGCTTGAGTCGTATGCGTTATTGCGAAAATTGGTTTTGCTGTAGCTGCGCGAGTCGCTGTATTTGCCATCAGCCCCGTAAAACCGGACATCGCCCTGCGGCTGGCCGTTTTCATCGAGGTCTACCCGCATGTGGCCACCATCGGCGGTGGGCACGTAGGCAACGCAGCGCTCACCCTCACACATGATTTGGTAGTGCTGCGGGGCGCGGCCTGCGCAATCGGGGTCTTTCGGGTGCGGAATAAAAGCGCCGTTGATCAGCGCTTCTTGGCATTTGCCGTCGTGTTGCCAAAACTGATCTTCAACGCAGGGGGCTTCGGTCAGTTGACAGTAAGCCGCAGTCATTGCTTCGCACTGATTGTGTTCAACATAAGCATACGACTTTATTGACCTATGTGGTGGGTCCGCTTCTATCCATGTGATTGTTATTGTGCAGAAATACTTACTGGTGCAGCTCTCTGCAGTGACAGATGCGGATTGCGCATCAAACGCACAACCGGGGCAGAAAGCCGCAGAAATGTAGTCAGATATAGCTGTTGTCTTCCCAGCGGATCTGCTCTGAATGCCCGACCCGAAAACATTCCTAACCCTCCAGTATCTACCCAACTCCCACGAATCATCCGGCGTACACGGCTGGTTATCCCACGGCGCAATTGTCCCATCTGGCATTCTGAAGTTACCATCCATGCCCTTTTCGGTGTTGCCATCGTCGGGGCGTTCGCCGTCGATGGTGCCGGCATCTGGATCAGCCGGTGGCTCATCTTCGCCAGGCACGTCTGAGTCAGGATTACAGCACGCGCCCTCTTCCTCCTCACCCGCTATACAGGTGGCGATCACCTCGGGCAGGATGCCGACGGCACGCAGGGCGCGCAGGTTGCTGCGGATCTCTTCGGGCTGCCAGGCGATTTTACGGATCGCGCTGGCGAGGCCCTTGAGGGCTGTTGTATCGCTCATGGGTTACCACCCGTTGATCAGTGTGATGTTGGCGTTTTCAAGCGGCACTTCGTATGTGTGCTCGGCTTCAGTTTTGGCTTCGTCCACGTATTCCTCGGGCACTTCGGGCGCGGGTACGTCGAGGCTGCCGTTTTCAGGGTCGTAGTTGATTGAGACGGACAGCTCGCCCGGCTCGCTGAACACGTTTCCGCGCACCTGCTTGCTGGGGATTTCGGTTTTGTCTTTCGGTACCGCCAGCGCAGGCATGGCCGGCAGGGACCAGTCCGCGACAGGGGCTGCGCCGGTGTCGTCCATGTAGCTTATGGACGTGCGGATACGGGTATCGCGCACAGCATCACCGATGGTGTAGGTGATGCCGCTGATCTGCCCGACCGCGTTAACGACGCGGGTATCCCAGTGGACGATCTGACCCAGTTCGGCTTCGATGATCCGGCCACGGCACAGGCCGTCGATGTAGTTTTTGCGATGGCTTTGGACGATCTCTTTTGCCGCAATTTTGACGGCAGCGCCGATGCCGGCGTTGAACAGTGGGCGCTTTTCGTCTGCGACCGGTACGGTACCGCCGTCGGTGGTGGCGGCGTTGTAGGTCGCTACGGCCACGGCGTCTTCAAACGAGGCGAGCGTTCCGCCGGTGGGCCACTGCGTCCAGCCGGTGGGGCGGCTCATTTTGCTTTCGTCGTATGTGGCTTCGCGGTCTTCGAACTTCGCTGTGTCAAACTCGCTTTCGATGCTGAAAGACAGCTGCGAGCCTTTCACTTCCTTGCGATACGCCCGCACGGACTGGGGCGCAGTGACCTTGAGCGTGTAATGCTCTGACACCGGCTGTGCGATGTAGCGCTCCAGATCGGCTTCGTAGCCCAGCGCCTTATCGAGGCGCTGCACGGTGACGTAAAACTCTTTGATGCCCTGCTGGGTGCGGCCATACCCACCGGGTGGTGGAGTGCCGTACACCTTGTAACTGGTGGCGAACCACGGGCGGAATCCGTTTTGAATGCGGTCTATGATCGCCTCGCGCAGGAAGCTGCCCTTACCATCAGTGAAAAAGTCATGTAGCCCTTTGAGGCCCTTGACCTTGGTTTTGACCGTGCGCAGCGCGTAGTACCGGTAGGCAATCTCAACCGTGACGGTGTTTTTGATTTCGTCGCGGGTCTGGAAATCAACAGTGATATCGTCGCGGTGCACCTGTCCGTTGGTCAGCGTCCAGTCGATCGGCTTGCCACTGGTGCCCCACTCATAAAAATTGAGCGCACCGTCACGGGTGTACCCGAGCGTGCCCGCCACGGTTTTCATCATCTCATTGACGAACTCGTTGCCCTCGGCTTTTTCGCGCTGGGTCATCTCTGAGTAGACGGCCTGGGTAAGCTGAAGCAGGTCTTGCTTTGACTCTTCGCCCAGGCGTTCGCCGCGCAGGTCAGAGCAGTCGAACACAACGGCGCGGGTACGGCGGTCGTACCGGGCATCATTCACCCAGCCGGTGAACAGCCGAATCATTGGGCTGTTGGCATCACGCGGATCGCTGTACACGTCGATTTCGACGGTTTTGCCGTGGAACGACGGGATGTTGATTTCAACATCGATATCAAACCGCAGGTGGAATGTGGCGGTGCTGGGCTGATCTTCGCCGTGGGTGATGACGATTTGGGTCATCAGTTTGGTTTGACCGGTTACGTCCAGCTTGCCGATTGTCACCCGTGCCGGTGGAACGTGGGTGCTGACCGGGGCGGCCGGGTCTACCACCTGCTGCCGCAGGGTTAGCAGGCTGCGCGCCGGAACGCGACGCACAACCGATTGCTGCAGGCCCAGCAGTTTGCGGGCAGGGTATTCGTCCCATGATACAACCGACTGCCGCAGGCGCATGACACGCCGTGCCGCTGTGATTCGCCACGCCACGATTTGGCGCAGGGTGAGCAACTGACGCGCTGGGTGCTCGGTATACACCGACTGTTCAAGCGTGAGCAGCTTGCGTGCCGGGTAGCGCTGACCGAAGTAGGCCGGCGCACCACCCAGCGTGCGGCTGTTGAGCGTATGGCGATTGAGTGGCATGGCGACCTGTTATGCGGATGCGGTTTCGACGGTGGGGGATAGCCAGATTTCAAGCTCGTCTGAGATGCTGACAGTGGTAACAGCGTTGACGATACGCACATGGATGGCCACGGCGTTACTGACGCCGCTGAGGATTTGGGTGCCCAGTGCGAGCGGATCACCGGGGTTGTTGGTACCCAGCTCGGCAGCGCTGAGCGCGAGGGTGATTTCGGTCACCTCGTGCCCTGCCCCTGGGGCGACATCCTCGGCATAGATCATGATCGGATCGACACCGGGGTTGGCCTGATCGAACATGGTGAGCGAGCCGGCATCAAGCGGGTCGTCGT
This DNA window, taken from Marinobacterium iners, encodes the following:
- a CDS encoding LamG-like jellyroll fold domain-containing protein translates to MENVSGSTLIDETGNHDGTIYGATTGVGYLGFDGSDRVDIATLIANPQSFSFFVDVTPDLIRTAPYESGVVHMIDGYGAVTLIFQNGTIKFYLYDGSFTILTAPATAGIRYKIIAQFSGGVGELYVNGGLVDSAGGIGSILYRGDESGRRLGSNYNNLSNYRLDGKIWEYAEYNRLLTSAEISEHFA
- a CDS encoding indolepyruvate oxidoreductase subunit beta — encoded protein: MSYVTNILVAGIGGQGVMTAADIIAQTAIRAGHDVKKTEVAGMAQRGGVVTSHVRFGEHVYSPSITPGHADLLLAFEPAEALRWAGHLRTGAAALVNTFAQTPPVVSLGLFEYPDAPLEQLARYPISVSSLNAGDMAIGMGDRRLVNSLMLGAAARHLPFDSGLLKQALLDRFANKGGKMLTLNEQAFDAGYREPGKI
- the gltX gene encoding glutamate--tRNA ligase, with product MTVRTRVAPSPTGDPHVGTAYIALFNLAFARQHGGQFILRIEDTDQTRSTAESEQAILDSLRWLGLEWDEGPDVGGPHGPYRQSERKDMYKDFAMRLVEEGTAFLCFRNAEELDELRETRRADGKHTALKQSDLELPQDEVERRMAAGMPYVVRMKVPEEGVCVIDDMLRGPIELDWGQVDAQILLKSDGMPTYHLANVVDDHLMQITHVIRGEEWINSAPKHKLLYQYFGWEMPQLCHMPLLRNPDKSKLSKRKNPTSILYYQRMGYLPEALLNYLGRMGWSMPDEREKFNRDEMFANFDIQRVSLGGPVFDQEKLSWLNGLWIREELSPEQFAAQVQKWALNPEYLAQIIPLIQPRVEKFTDIAPLAGFFLSGMLSITEADFEHKKIELDEVRRILQFSVWHMDQQGHWDRDSLFAELKQLADGMEIKIRDFLFPLFVAISGTAQSVSVVDAMSILGPDMSRARLRHALEVVGTPSKKETKRLEKEYKALTD
- a CDS encoding OprD family outer membrane porin; this translates as MNTLKKPLAIALASCGMIATPAAFANEPSLDINLRTLYFNRDFRQGTAEDRVAASQAVRIDYVSPYINDVIGFDASLFGALKLDGRGGDESIGMLNRLLKI
- a CDS encoding phosphoethanolamine transferase, with protein sequence MSVFKALSRPLLGLPVAIIFLLLLDLLLVRDLAWTLENYQGKRFWVNFGISAFVLWALLFNIRGYWNLHRRTAVALLAGVAIAYFAQSAYFGVYRKFVTVFDFRFFATDPLMTVELWLEHGTFLRPVLAAGLACMVLYLIMRQPASPRRWLRWSKGGLGVALFLLVTLNWYGAPHFQLSPVAYAGNLISAVEFNYNRDNYPPKPTLNYREQVPEGAPSLVFVIGESLNVNHMGVYGYERATTPNLSRLQQEQKLVAMRNAVSIGPRTLTSVPYMLTGLQGVDPHGVIYSVPTLFNYAKSAGYVTALITAQDFQWRNTDKLFVDQDMDHFEQGSHFSADVSVSIGADDRVVLEKGIKPWLQRQSEDERPFMLVVQMSGSHTPFSRQVPADMKQFLPEENPNSINAYDNTVWYTDLVLNELFQAVRAEKPNSWIFYSSDHGEHVTGKGGAFHGDFQDEVTHNSFLVFPPASHYETVIGKVDAPLSQADIFATLLELMQVEPVTPIDGLSLLGDIPEDRIRIVTAFMKTLHNDPRAALVFPDRSIWEVDFERSNVRLADGERVIPYRQMDEQYRQMFDRRINAGKTSE
- a CDS encoding diacylglycerol kinase, coding for MIITKTTGLARFYYATRYSIKGLRAAYRSEPAFRYELWAAALLLPLAFWLAQSGLQLGLLISSLLFVLIMELINTAIEAVVDRAGTEFHALAGLAKDLGSAAVLLALFVTALIWGGIAWDNFS
- a CDS encoding IS5 family transposase → MRGEDIIQESLFTTVHLDTFVPSEHPLRPIRQLIDEAMKRLNWLFDQIYAEGGRQSIPPERLIRAQLLQVLFSIRSERQLVEQISYNLLYRWFVGLTIDDLVWHHSSFSTNRDRLLEHDVVTHLFEEVVSLARERSLLSDEHFSVDGTLIQAWASQKSFRRKDGTGNTDDDGPAGRNAERNFRGEKRSNETHASTTDPEARLAKKSRGSESRMAYMGHTVMENRNGLIVKAAASLATGTAERDVAAELLARLQGSHRKTVGADKNYDTQGFVSACRKMKITPHVARNESRPGGSAIDGRTSRHAGYTISMRQRKRVEEPFGWGKTIGPIRQVMMRGREKVHSLFQFTMMGWNLVRMRNLQG